From one Melospiza melodia melodia isolate bMelMel2 chromosome 6, bMelMel2.pri, whole genome shotgun sequence genomic stretch:
- the ZDHHC22 gene encoding palmitoyltransferase ZDHHC22, whose protein sequence is MLVLRLLNVVAPAYFLCISLVTFVLQIFVFIPSMFRDPSTTPLFSPALLHGALFLFLSANALGNYVLVIQNSPEDLGKDFNLGKGAEVADWLDGSRSPGSALPGTHFCRLCSRVTQRHDHHCFFTGNCIGSRNMRNFIMFCLYTSLACLDSLVAGMAYISATLSMSFADPLAFLTLLPHSISQFFSGALLSSEMFVILMLYLWLGIGLACAGFCCHQLLLILRGQTRYQVRKGVLVRARPWRDNLQEVFGKKWLLGLLIPVQNVESSYRRQKEK, encoded by the exons ATGCTAGTTCTCAGGTTGCTCAATGTTGTCGCTCCAGCCTACTTCTTGTGCATCTCCCTAGTGACCTTCGTCCTCCAGATCTTTGTCTTCATCCCCAGCATGTTCAGAGACCCTTCCACCACCCCACTTTTCTCGCCTGCTCTGCTGCATGGggccctcttcctcttcctctcagcTAATGCCCTGGGCAACTACGTCCTTGTGATCCAGAACTCCCCCGAGGACTTGGGCAAGGACTTTAACTTGGGCAAAGGAGCCGAAGTGGCAGACTGGCTGGATGGAAGCAGGTCCCCTGGCTCAGCCTTGCCTGGCACTCACTTCTGTAGACTGTGTTCCAGAGTCACCCAGAGGCATGACCACCACTGTTTCTTCACAGGGAACTGCATCGGGAGCAGGAACATGCGAAACTTCATCATGTTCTGCCTCTACACCTCCCTGGCTTGCCTTGACTCCCTGGTGGCAGGCATGGCTTACATTTCTGCTACACTTTCCATGTCCTTTGCGGACCCACTGGCCTTCCTCACTCTTCTGCCTCACTCCATCAGCCAGTTCTTCTCAG GAGCTCTCCTTAGCTCTGAGATGTTTGTGATCCTCATGCTCTACCTCTGGCTTGGGATTGGACTGGCGTGCGCCGGCTTCTGCTgccaccagctgctgctgatcctgcGCGGGCAGACGCGGTACCAGGTGCGGAAGGGAGTGCTGGTGAGAGCCCGGCCCTGGAGGGACAACCTGCAAGAAGTCTTTGGCAAGAAGTGGCTGCTTGGACTTCTCATCCCTGTGCAGAATGTGGAGAGTAGCTACCGTAggcagaaagagaaataa